The genomic DNA GATTCCGTCTCTCCAAACTCCAAAATTAACTTTGTTGGAGATGATTACCTCGATAGTATTGGTTTGCAGACTTCAAAGCTCCAAGTCCACAATCATAGAAATGAGTTTCAGAATGAGAATTGTTATTCCGGCATTCCTGATGCTGTTCTTCCTGTCTGCACCTGTATTGGCTCAAAAAATTGTGGCACATCGAGGAGCGTCTTTCGATGCTCCCGAAAACACACTGGCCGCATTCAAGCTTGCCTGGAAAATGGATGCCGATGCGATTGAAGGCGATTTTTACCTGACTGCGGATCAGAAAATTGTCTGCATTCACGATAAGTCTACAAAACGGACTGCCGCAGTTGAGAGGGAGATTGCAACATCAACTTACGAGGAACTCAAATCTATCGATGTCGGTTCCTGGAAAAGCCCGGAGTTTGCCGAGGAGCGAATTGCGACCCTGGAGCAAGTTCTCCAAATCGTCCCCGCTGGCAAAAACTTCCTGATTGAAATCAAATGCGGCTCTGAAATTGTGCCGATGCTCACGAGAATCCTCAATCAAAAAATTCTGCCTTTCTCCCAGATCCGCATCATCTGCTTCGATGCCGAAGTCATCGCCGCTTGC from Rubinisphaera italica includes the following:
- a CDS encoding glycerophosphodiester phosphodiesterase, whose product is MRIVIPAFLMLFFLSAPVLAQKIVAHRGASFDAPENTLAAFKLAWKMDADAIEGDFYLTADQKIVCIHDKSTKRTAAVEREIATSTYEELKSIDVGSWKSPEFAEERIATLEQVLQIVPAGKNFLIEIKCGSEIVPMLTRILNQKILPFSQIRIICFDAEVIAACKKSLPEIKAFWLTSFRQDKRTGKWSPSVDEVLQTLKRIKADGLDSRAEREVVTAEFVTQVKNAGYEFHIWTVNDPQEADHFSELGVDSITTDRPDLLSRVLETAE